TTCACCTGCAGATAATATAGCTCTACAATACACCGCCCGAGTCAGTTGCAGCGTGTTCTTGTTTTTACCGCCTCAATAATAATTTCCGCCTGTTTCATAAGCCTTTCTACGGTCATCAGCCATTTTCTTAAAAAAGCTGTCCATTTCTTCTTGATTTGCCCGATACGCATAGTATTGTTGCTTATCCTTCTCAGGCAATATAATCAGACCTTCTTTTTTAGCTACTCCATCCAGAATGACCTCCACCGCTTCTTCCACCGGAACCGCGTCTGGGGGCGGCTTTAAACCGCCAAAAAGCGGGGTAATAACATTGGCAGGGCAAACTGTAGAAAAAGCAATATTACGATGCGCATGTTCATACCGCAGCGCTTCGGTCATGCCGGTAACCGCAAACTTGCTGGCGCAATAAACAGCCTGATAGGGCGGCGCAACCAGCCCGGCCATCGACGAAGTATTGACGATATGCCCGAAGCCTTGTTTGAGCATGACCGGAAACGCTGCGTGCACGCCATAGATAACCCCCCACAAGTTCACATCCACAACTTTCTTCCAATATTCCAGCGTAACTTTTTCAAAAGGAAGCGTCCCTCCAAGGCCTGCATTATTAAACATATAATCAAGCCGCCCCTGGCGATTCACCACTTCCTCAACCAGTTGCTGCACTTCCTCATACTTGGTTACATCCACAAGCCGGCAATGCGCCTATTCATAGGCTTTTAGCTTTTCTTGGGCCTGCTCCACCTGCTCAGCAGGAATGCCAACCGCATAGACGACAGCGCCGCGTTGCAGCAGCCGCTCCGCCAGGGCAAAGCCAATTCCCGAAGCCCCGCCTGTTATAATGCATACTTTTTCTTTAAATATATCTTGCATCTTTCCGCCTCCTAAAGCTCGCGAGCTAAGTCGCCGCGCAAATTAATACTGCTTTTTGCAAAAAGACATTCTTGGTACTCTAAAATCGGCAGGTCCGCCAAGGCATTAATAATGCGCGCTTGCGCAGGGTTATATTTAGGATTGGCCTTAATCCAAGCAAGCTTTCCATTGGCGTTACTGCCCGAAAGACACTTCACTTCGACCGGGTATATAGTTGCATGAGAAAGAGCCGCCCCTGGCCTGCCAATATTAGGAATATAGCGCCACCCCAGCTGACTCACCTGATAGCTAGAAGCTGCTAACTCCGCTTCATTCAGCGACCGTTGCAACACCAGTTCAAGTTCGAGGAAAACACGTCCTTCATGACTGGCATTGGCCGTAATATGTCCGTCAAGTTCATGAAAGTCCGGAATATCTGCAAACAGTTTGGGGATTCCTGTTTCTTCCCGCCCTCCCAGAATCGGCGCCGTTTTATTTTCCCAAACCACCAGTTCAAAAACGCCTTTCTCGCCTGAGGCAATATGTTTAGCCGGAATTGCTACATTAATCAAGGTGTAATGTCCTCCGCCCATCCACTG
The nucleotide sequence above comes from uncultured Anaeromusa sp.. Encoded proteins:
- a CDS encoding acetoacetate decarboxylase family protein, with translation MFKFDENCSYRMPAHFGGSQGSGLSNLFYKDVTAVGINYRTDKKQLEQYVPEAFEILEPLVMVGYQKCCGIQWMGGGHYTLINVAIPAKHIASGEKGVFELVVWENKTAPILGGREETGIPKLFADIPDFHELDGHITANASHEGRVFLELELVLQRSLNEAELAASSYQVSQLGWRYIPNIGRPGAALSHATIYPVEVKCLSGSNANGKLAWIKANPKYNPAQARIINALADLPILEYQECLFAKSSINLRGDLAREL